Part of the Bacillus thermozeamaize genome is shown below.
ACGCCACCAGCGAACAGTTTCACAGCGAAATCAAGACGGATCTCGATCTGGAGCGGTTGCCCGCCGGCAAATTTGCAACGAATAATCTCGTACTGCATGCAGGCGTGTTTGCCTACAATCTGCTGCGTATCATCGGTCAGGAAAGCCTGCGCAAAGACGACGCGCCGATTCGCGGCAACGTGCAGCGCCGCCGAATCCGAACCGTTATTCAAAACATCATCTACATGGCTGTCCGGCTTGTTCGACATGCGCGCTGTCTATACTTGAACTTCGGAAAGCACAGTCCCTGGTCATCGGTGTTGGAGAGGGTTTACCGGGCGTTTGCATGACACGGACATGATGCAGGAGACGCTTTGGAACGACCTGTCGTCCGCCAGGTCTGTTTGGCATTCATAGATTTGAATTGACAAGCTATGATGCGTCCTTCTGCCATCGTAAAAAGCCAGTTCTTACGACCATCACAGAAAAAATGACTAAAATTACCGGTTTCAGAAACCGGGTTCCGAAACTATCCGCGGACGATCACGGATTCAGGTTCTGAATTCAATACAATTCATCTCCTTTATAGAAAAAGATTTCCTCAATGGGCCTTTTAAAAAATTTGGATATTTTAAATGCCAACTCTAGGCTGGGGTTAAATTTATTGTTTTCAATCGCATTGATCGTTTGTCTTGTAACGTGTAATGCTTTTGCTAACTCATCTTGCGTAATACGCATTTCTTTTCTCAATTCCTGTACTTTGTTCCTGATCAAATGTTGTAACTCTCCCCGAGTGTAAAGTTTTGTTTACACCCATGATACCCACATTATTACAAACGTCAAGAAATATTTACTTTTTTTGTTGGGGGATCGTGTGAAGTGCTGGTCTCGGTGCAGAGGGACAAAGGAATCCCTGTTGAGGGTGTCCATCATGATTGTCATGTAGGCTTCATGTTGGCATAGGGCTTGCGCGGTCGCGTGCGGTGGGCCTTGGAGCGGAGGAGCAGATGATGGGGAAGGAGCTTTCCTTTTCACGGAACAAACACACCCTGACAATATCACAGATTGGCAACTGACTGCTGCAAGAACGGTCGATTCTCCAGACGCCATTGTTGTAAACTGTATATGTAAAACAGCTGGTTTTCCGGGAAGGTGACGGGATGAAAACGCGTTGGATGAACGCCGCCGTGTCGGCGCTGAATCGCGGGGTCAAGCCGGGACTGGTTCCGGACGGGATCATCGACCCCGGTTTCGAACGGGAACTGGATGAGCTCCGCAAGGACCTTGCGGCGGACAGAGGCGCGGGAACGGCATGGCAGGCGCTGCTCAGCGGCCTCTATCTGTGCAACGGAAGCCTGGACAAATCCCATATCCTCGCCCAGGGCGTCCCCGATGCCACGGGGAGCTATTGGCACGGCATCATGCACCGGATGGAACCGGACTACGACAATTCCAGGTACTGGTTCCGGAGAACGGGACGCCACCCGGTGTTCGAGCGTCTGGCGCAGCGGACGAAGGAATATCTGGCCGGTCCGGGCGCCATGCCCCCTGCGGGAACCGCGGCGGCGCAAGCGTTGGCGCAGCTGGCTTCGCGGGATTCGTGGGACCCGTTCCTGTGGATCGACATCGTCGCCGCCCAGGCCGGGGGGCGATTGGGCGAAGAAGGGTTGTCCGCCGTGCTGCAAATTCAGTGGATCGAGCTGACGGAACTTTTGGATTTCAGTTTTCGCGCCTGTTTTGGAAATTCCCTCCTGGACCTTTAGCCGCGGGGGCTTTTACACCCCGGGAGGACCGTTTCCTGATCCGCCCCGGGAGACGTCCCGATGGCCCGAAGTTCGGCGGGTTCGCATCCGTTCGGCGCCGGTCAAATCCCGTCTCTTTACGCCCGATCCGGACGGCTTTGTCCGGCCGGCTTCTCGTAATTGGAGATCTCGATCAAATTGCCGTCCGGATCCCGGATGTAGATGGATAGGATCGGTCCTCTCGCTCCCGTTCGCTTGACGGGCCCTTCCACAACCGGGACGCCTTTCGACGCCAGAAACGTCTGCCATTCCCGCACGGGCGTCGTGCTGACAAAGCACAGATCCGCCGATCCGGGGCACGGTTTTTGGGCCTTGGGCTCAAATTCGTTTCCGTACGGATGCAGGTTGATTTTTTGGTCACCGAAGGCCAGCGCTTTGCGGTCGTTCCCGAACGTGATTGCTTCCATGCCCAAAATGTCCGTATAAAACCGGATTGTTCTTTCCATGTCGGCAACCGTCAATACCAGATGATCCAGAGCGTCGACTTTCACTCTTATCCCCCGCTTGTCAAAAATTCGGGCTGCCGCGCCCATGTAAATATTATAGGTGATCCCCGGGAAAAACCTCTCGATTTGAAATCCCGATGATAAAAACCCCTGTGGCGAGGGGATCGGTTTCGCAACCGCCTGTTCGCCTTTGCGCCGCGGCAGGCCGGTTGCGATCGCAACCCCAAACGGCTACAATTTGTCCGCCGCCGCGCCGGATGCATGGGCTTTGGTTGCCGGCGCATTCAAGGCAACAAATTGGTCAAACACCAATCCTTTCAATTTCATCCGGGAAATCGCCTTGACTTGGCGTTCGGGATGGTGGATAAAGGATATTGGAAAATTTCAGATTTACTAAGTTTTTTAAGTTTTTTATATAAGAAATTTTGGTTATTCGGGGTTCAGAACGTCACAATAAATACAAGGAGAGAATCAGGTGAGGAAATCCGGATTCAAAACCACATTGTTTGCCAAATTCATCGTCCCCGTTCTTTTTTTTGTGCTCGCCCCGAGTCTCGTCAACCTGTTTTACGCGTCCAATACCGCCGCGGACGCGCTGGAGACGGAATCCGGCAATTCGCTTTCCCGTCTGGCGATGGAGAAAAAATACGAAGTCGATCTCGTGTTCGAATCCCAGTTCTCCCTTTTGGATGTATGGGTCAACGACCCATTTACCGTGGAATTTTTCCGCGAACTGAACAGGACCGGACAGGCGGATCCGGAGAAGGCGCGGCAGCTCACGCAAATGCTGGAGGATCGGTTCCGGAAGGCCGACGGACTGTATGAAAACATCTTTTTCACCTATGATGACAAGGTGTTTGCCGACGGCATCGGAGGCGCATCCGTGGGCATTGCGATGGACCGGGAACGCGAGGCGTACTATTACCGGCAGCTGGAGAATCCGGGGCTGGCTACCGGACCTTACATGTATTCGCCCGTCACGGGAAGACCGGCCATCCCGATCATCAATTCGGTGCTGGACGGCGGAACGAACCGGATTCTGTCCACCCACGTCGTCCCGGTCGATGTCAACAGGCTCACGGAAAACCTGGTCAAGAGCAGCGAAGGCCAGCTCATGGGAACCCTGATTCTGGACGCGCAGGGGCTGGTGATCGCGGCGGACAAAGCCGATTGGGCGCTGAACCTGAATTTCGGCGAACAGGAAGGACTCCAGGGCTTCTTCGGGGAAATGCGGGCCGCGGGTTCGGGCGGCGGGAAATTCAAGCTGGACGGCACGGAATATATTGCCTCCTACCTTAAGCACGACAGGTACGAATTCTACATATTGACGTACATGCCGGTGGAGCAGTACATGGGGAAAGTGAACACCTTAAGGCTCAACATCGGCGGCGTCATTTTCGCGGGCATGCTGGTTTCCGGCGTGGCGGCGTTTTTCATCATCCGGTACCTGGTCAATCCGATCAAGCGCATCGCCGGAAGCGCCCGCAGGATCGCGGACGGGGATTTGACCGCCCGGGAGGTCGTGCTCAAATCCCGCGATGAACTCGGCGAGCTGGCGGGCGCCTTCAACGTCATGGTTGCCCGTCTGAAGGAAATGGTGCAGCGGATCGGCGTGACATCGGAAAAAGTGGCGACAACCGCGGAAGAGTTCCGGACGGTGTCCGGCCAGTCGGCGGAAGTCAGCCGGCAGGTGGCGGAGGCGGTCCAGAAGGTGACGGCCGGCACGGAGGAACAGTCCCGCCACATCGCAAGCAGCGCGGCCCAGATCCGGGAAATCTCGGACGGGATCCGCAACATCAGCGGAAATGCGCAGGACGCGACGGCTTTGGCCAACGAGGCCGCCGGCAAGGCGGACGCCGGCGCGCAGACGGTCTACGCTTCGATTTCCGAAATCAACGCGGTGGGCGAAAACATTCAGCTGTTGTCCGGAAAGATCCGGCATCTGGGCGAACGTTCGCAGGAAATCCGCCAGATCGTCAATGTGATCACGCAGATCGCCAACCAGACGAATCTGCTGGCCCTGAACGCTTCCATCGAAGCGGCAAGGGCCGGCGAACACGGGCGCGGATTCGCGGTGGTGGCCCAGGAAGTGCGCAAACTGGCGGATCAGACCAGAGAATCGTCCGACCAAATCAAAGCGCTGATCGACGACATTCTGGGCGAAACCGAACAGACCGTGCTGGCCATGGAAGAAGCGGTTGCGCAATCGTCCAGGGGGATAGAAGCCATCCATTCGGTGGAGCAAAGCTTTGGCGACATTCACCAATCCGTAAGCGAAGTGACCCTGCGCATCCAGGAAGTGGCGTCGGCCACCGAGCAAATGAGCGCGGCGATCGAGCAGGTTGCGGCAAACATCCGGGAGGTGGGCAACATTTCGATGGATACCGCCGCCCAGACCCAGCAGGTGTCCGCCGCCATGGAGGAACAGCTGGCTTCCGCCGAGGAAATCTCCACTTCCGCCCGCGAAATGGCCAGACTGGCGGAAGAGTTGCGGCTGCTCGTCAATCAATTCCGGATCGGCTGAGGCCGGGCTTGAATCGAACCCAATCAAGACGCCGGAGTGGTTATCCTCCGGCGTATTTTTTTCGGTTTACGGGGGTTCCGGATGTTTTGGCCGCCCGATGCCGCTTTCGAGAGGCTGCCCGCGGGTCATCCTTTTTTCAGCTTGCCGTCCCGTATCATCGCTTCTCCCAACCCTTCCCAACGAGGGCAAGCTTGGGATAAAATGGAACCATGGCTTGCGGCCTGGGAGATTGGCAAACGTTCCCGCGCGGAACATTGATGGAACTTTTGGGGTGATGCGGCACGTGGGAGC
Proteins encoded:
- a CDS encoding transcriptional regulator, giving the protein MRITQDELAKALHVTRQTINAIENNKFNPSLELAFKISKFFKRPIEEIFFYKGDELY